The Erythrobacter sp. F6033 genome window below encodes:
- a CDS encoding VOC family protein — protein MIGYVTLGTNDLPRAAKFYDAIAEQFGVGRMMEFDTFIAWGEMGGAPGVAATKPFDGEEACVGNGTMVALQVENPEKVQAVYDTAIAHGGSDEGEPGPRGDDGFYAGYFRDPDGNKLNVFCMVQPSS, from the coding sequence ATGATCGGCTATGTCACACTGGGAACAAACGATCTGCCGCGCGCGGCGAAATTCTATGATGCGATTGCCGAACAGTTCGGAGTCGGGCGGATGATGGAATTCGATACCTTTATCGCTTGGGGCGAAATGGGCGGCGCACCAGGCGTTGCCGCAACCAAGCCGTTTGACGGTGAGGAAGCCTGCGTTGGCAACGGCACAATGGTCGCTTTGCAGGTCGAAAACCCTGAGAAGGTGCAGGCCGTGTATGACACAGCCATCGCGCATGGCGGCAGCGACGAAGGCGAACCGGGCCCGCGCGGCGATGATGGTTTCTATGCAGGATATTTCCGCGATCCGGACGGCAACAAGCTAAACGTGTTCTGCATGGTTCAGCCATCCTCATGA
- a CDS encoding ATP-binding protein, translated as MNRFLPSSLLGQVMLVLAIGLLAAQTVSAVLLYRASEDRRETAIVSSIAFRLIEDGARAGGGQRAERRARLQALRREGIRPDRRRGPGEGPALSRRLRLGVERSETSPILPSEERLTGYEQSLRDILQAQNLVAGDIAVTRRLAGDDPFVREQIVDRPRMRTADWEQRRILVASVERTDQAGWLTVRIPEPRRAPGGIATIVIQTLVIFVVLVLLLYLVLRRITRPLGLLTERLTDFSRRPDQAVILKESGPSDTRRLIAAHNAMEARIAALLDEKDVMLGAIGHDLKTPLAALRVRIESVPDETQRERMADSIEDITATLDDILTLARVGRSHSGAEAVDLGALALSVVEEFEDLDEPVSITNHPRVVATVQVTWLKRALRNLVSNAVRYGETARVSIYSTAEMAIITVDDSGPGIPAELLSDMLEPFTRGETSRNRATGGAGLGLTLARAIAEQHDGTLKLSNREEGGLRAEIHIPLGG; from the coding sequence ATGAATCGGTTCCTGCCATCCAGCCTGCTTGGCCAGGTCATGCTCGTGCTGGCAATCGGCTTGCTCGCGGCACAAACTGTATCGGCGGTGCTCCTCTATCGCGCTTCAGAAGACCGGCGCGAGACTGCTATTGTCAGTTCAATTGCTTTCCGCTTGATCGAAGATGGAGCGCGGGCTGGTGGCGGCCAGCGCGCCGAACGCCGCGCCCGTTTGCAGGCGCTGCGCCGCGAGGGCATCCGGCCCGATCGCCGACGCGGACCGGGGGAAGGCCCCGCCCTATCGCGCCGGCTGCGGTTAGGTGTCGAACGCAGCGAAACAAGCCCGATATTGCCATCCGAAGAGCGACTGACGGGATACGAACAAAGCTTGAGAGATATACTGCAAGCACAGAACCTCGTCGCGGGTGACATAGCCGTAACGCGCAGGCTTGCAGGGGATGATCCGTTCGTTCGCGAGCAGATTGTGGATCGCCCGCGAATGCGCACCGCCGATTGGGAACAACGCCGGATTCTCGTCGCGTCGGTCGAACGCACCGATCAGGCTGGGTGGTTAACAGTTCGTATACCAGAACCACGCCGGGCACCGGGCGGTATTGCGACGATTGTGATCCAAACATTGGTGATATTCGTAGTGCTGGTGCTGCTGCTCTATCTTGTTTTACGCCGGATTACCCGTCCGCTTGGACTGCTAACCGAGCGGTTGACTGACTTTTCGCGCAGGCCCGATCAAGCCGTCATTCTAAAAGAAAGCGGGCCGTCCGATACGCGCAGGTTGATTGCAGCACATAACGCGATGGAAGCGCGCATCGCCGCACTTCTTGATGAGAAGGATGTGATGCTCGGCGCGATTGGCCATGACCTCAAGACCCCGCTTGCCGCCCTGCGTGTACGCATCGAAAGCGTGCCCGATGAAACGCAGCGCGAGCGCATGGCTGATAGTATCGAAGACATCACAGCTACGCTTGATGACATTCTCACTCTGGCCCGGGTCGGTCGGTCGCATTCCGGCGCTGAAGCGGTTGATCTGGGCGCCTTGGCATTGAGTGTTGTCGAGGAATTCGAGGATTTGGATGAACCTGTTTCGATCACCAATCACCCCCGGGTGGTTGCGACAGTGCAGGTTACGTGGCTGAAACGGGCGCTGCGCAACCTTGTCAGCAATGCGGTTCGCTATGGCGAGACAGCGCGGGTCTCGATCTATTCCACTGCCGAGATGGCGATCATCACGGTCGATGATTCTGGCCCAGGCATACCAGCGGAATTGCTCTCCGATATGCTGGAACCGTTCACCCGCGGCGAAACGTCCCGCAACCGTGCAACGGGCGGTGCCGGACTCGGCCTGACCCTAGCGCGGGCGATTGCTGAACAACATGATGGGACGCTAAAGCTATCCAACCGTGAGGAAGGCGGGCTGCGCGCAGAGATTCACATTCCCTTGGGCGGCTAA
- a CDS encoding substrate-binding domain-containing protein, producing the protein MKSTKTLTIALLASISLAGCDSSGGGGGSRDSIRAVGSSTVYPFAKQVAESFARSNPGYNSPLIESTGTGGGIQLFCSGAGADTPDMANASRRMKLSEFERCQANGVEEIIELQVGLDGIAFASAKEGITLNLSPRIVYEALAANPYGNEQTAKTWADVDPSLPNEPILVYGPPSTSGTRDALKELVLEAGCDSNPEMKALKDSDEDRHQTICTEVRSDGAYVDQGEQDNLIVQKIEGNPRSVGVFGFSYLEENADKVKGLPMNGVDPTYENISSFAYPGARPLYVYVKKAHMRAIPGLDLYLQEWVKSWDADGPLAEIGLVASPDEEKTMNERRVNEQIPMTAADLGGAAPAEVEEAGEPT; encoded by the coding sequence ATGAAATCGACCAAGACTCTTACAATCGCTCTACTCGCTTCAATTTCACTCGCTGGCTGCGACAGTTCCGGTGGCGGTGGTGGCTCACGCGATTCCATCCGTGCGGTCGGATCGTCGACGGTTTACCCGTTTGCCAAACAGGTTGCGGAAAGCTTTGCGCGCTCCAATCCGGGCTATAATTCGCCATTGATTGAATCGACCGGAACAGGCGGAGGTATCCAACTGTTTTGTTCGGGAGCAGGCGCGGATACACCGGATATGGCCAACGCATCGCGCCGGATGAAGCTTTCGGAATTTGAACGCTGTCAGGCGAACGGTGTGGAAGAAATCATCGAGCTGCAAGTCGGTCTCGACGGTATTGCTTTTGCTTCGGCGAAAGAAGGCATCACATTGAACCTGTCACCGCGCATCGTTTACGAAGCGCTGGCCGCCAACCCTTACGGCAATGAGCAGACGGCAAAAACATGGGCCGATGTCGACCCATCGCTGCCAAATGAGCCAATCCTGGTTTACGGACCGCCGAGCACATCGGGCACGCGCGATGCGTTGAAGGAACTTGTGTTGGAAGCAGGCTGTGACAGCAATCCTGAGATGAAGGCACTGAAAGACAGCGATGAAGATCGCCACCAGACGATCTGCACAGAAGTGCGTTCGGATGGCGCCTATGTTGATCAGGGCGAGCAGGACAATCTCATTGTCCAGAAAATCGAAGGCAATCCTCGCTCAGTCGGCGTGTTCGGATTCTCGTATCTCGAAGAGAATGCCGACAAGGTTAAAGGTCTGCCGATGAACGGTGTCGATCCTACCTATGAGAACATCTCAAGCTTTGCTTACCCAGGTGCCCGTCCGCTTTATGTCTATGTGAAGAAAGCGCATATGCGCGCGATCCCTGGTCTTGATCTCTATCTTCAAGAGTGGGTCAAGAGCTGGGATGCCGATGGACCACTGGCTGAGATTGGTCTCGTTGCTTCTCCTGATGAAGAGAAAACAATGAACGAGCGCCGCGTGAATGAGCAGATCCCGATGACCGCTGCGGATCTGGGCGGGGCGGCCCCAGCAGAAGTGGAAGAAGCCGGCGAGCCTACTTAA
- a CDS encoding S9 family peptidase: MNTPLIVSASLAALITLGSAGAAKATDNASNQEENSSVTKEAPTSPPKAEKRAHTYTHHGITISDPYDWLYDKSYPTIDDEDVLDYVKAENAWFEAQMAPQAELTETLFQEMRARIKEDDSTVPQRMGEYLYWSEFEEGSQYRKHWRKPVAGGEAVLILDQNELAEGLEYFRLGALSISKNGRFMAYATDTNGSERYTARIKDLQTGELLVDELTNLRGGLTWVANDTAIVYGPSTEEWRTLEAKLHVIGTDQADDVSLYKEEDESFSVGAGLTAQDDYLVIATGDNETSEVRFVPADNPTAEPVLIKARQKGVEYSVDIREGELFVWTNDDHINFRLAKASLETPGDWETVIAGSDEFYLTGFDLFKDFFVTEGRLNGLDQVQIRQYDAPTALSSIEFPEASYDAGLSNNPEYDQTKLRLSYESMITPDTVFDYDVAARSLEKLKQQEIPSGYDASLYVTERTEIQARDGTMVPVSVVMRKDRPAGGPLHLYAYGAYGYAVPPGFSTTRLSLVDRGFAYAIAHIRGGDDLGRRWYLQGKLNERTNTFNDFVDVGRGLIAKGYTAEGKVTASGGSAGGELMGAIINQDPSQYGAIVSHVPFVDVLNTMLNDKLPLTPGEWQEWGNPIESKQAFAYILSYSPYDQVSAQDYPPMLVTAGLNDPRVTYWEPAKWVAKLREYKTDDNVLLMKTNMGAGHGGKSGRWNSLYETAEEFAFILWQMGMTDEAEGE; the protein is encoded by the coding sequence ATGAACACTCCCCTGATCGTTTCCGCATCGCTCGCCGCGCTCATCACGCTCGGCTCTGCGGGCGCCGCCAAAGCAACCGACAACGCATCCAATCAAGAGGAAAACAGCTCAGTGACAAAAGAGGCACCCACCTCTCCGCCAAAGGCCGAAAAACGTGCGCATACCTACACGCATCACGGCATCACGATCTCTGATCCGTATGATTGGCTGTACGACAAATCCTATCCGACAATCGATGATGAGGACGTTCTTGATTACGTGAAGGCGGAGAACGCCTGGTTCGAGGCGCAGATGGCGCCTCAGGCAGAGCTGACCGAGACGCTGTTTCAGGAAATGCGCGCGCGGATCAAAGAAGACGACAGCACCGTGCCCCAACGCATGGGCGAATACCTCTATTGGTCCGAGTTCGAAGAAGGCTCGCAGTACCGCAAGCATTGGCGCAAGCCCGTTGCAGGCGGAGAAGCGGTTCTTATTCTCGATCAGAACGAGCTTGCCGAAGGGCTCGAATATTTCCGGCTTGGCGCGCTTTCGATCAGCAAGAATGGCCGTTTCATGGCCTATGCGACCGACACCAACGGGTCGGAACGTTACACCGCGCGGATCAAGGATTTGCAGACTGGCGAATTGCTCGTCGATGAACTGACCAACCTGCGCGGCGGCCTCACCTGGGTCGCGAATGATACCGCGATTGTATACGGTCCCTCGACCGAGGAATGGCGCACGCTTGAGGCGAAGCTGCATGTGATTGGCACCGATCAGGCCGACGATGTTTCGCTGTATAAGGAGGAAGACGAGAGTTTTAGCGTCGGCGCGGGTCTGACGGCACAAGACGATTACCTCGTCATCGCGACCGGCGATAACGAGACAAGCGAAGTACGCTTCGTTCCCGCCGACAATCCGACTGCAGAGCCTGTGCTGATCAAAGCGCGCCAGAAAGGTGTCGAATATTCGGTCGACATTCGTGAGGGCGAGTTGTTCGTCTGGACCAATGATGATCACATCAATTTCCGCCTTGCGAAAGCGTCTCTGGAGACGCCGGGCGATTGGGAAACGGTAATTGCCGGATCGGACGAGTTTTATCTGACTGGATTTGATCTTTTCAAAGATTTCTTCGTCACAGAAGGACGCCTGAACGGCCTCGATCAGGTGCAGATCCGCCAATATGACGCGCCAACCGCGCTGAGTTCGATCGAATTCCCTGAGGCAAGCTATGACGCAGGCCTCTCCAACAATCCGGAATACGATCAGACCAAATTGCGCCTGTCATATGAAAGCATGATCACGCCTGACACGGTGTTCGATTACGATGTGGCTGCGCGTTCGCTCGAAAAGCTCAAGCAGCAGGAAATTCCGAGCGGCTATGACGCTTCGCTTTACGTGACCGAGCGCACCGAGATTCAGGCGCGCGATGGCACCATGGTTCCTGTTAGCGTGGTTATGCGCAAAGACCGCCCTGCTGGCGGGCCGCTCCACCTCTATGCCTACGGTGCCTATGGCTACGCGGTCCCTCCGGGCTTTTCGACCACGCGTCTGTCACTGGTTGATCGCGGTTTCGCCTATGCCATCGCGCATATTCGCGGCGGCGATGATTTGGGGCGGCGCTGGTATCTTCAGGGCAAGCTGAATGAGCGGACGAACACCTTCAATGATTTCGTTGATGTGGGGCGCGGCTTGATCGCTAAAGGCTACACCGCCGAAGGCAAAGTCACTGCCAGCGGCGGCTCGGCAGGCGGCGAATTGATGGGCGCGATCATCAACCAAGATCCGTCGCAATATGGCGCCATCGTCAGCCATGTACCGTTCGTCGATGTCCTGAACACAATGCTCAATGACAAACTGCCGCTGACACCGGGCGAATGGCAGGAATGGGGCAACCCGATCGAGAGCAAGCAGGCGTTTGCCTATATCCTCTCTTACTCGCCATACGATCAGGTCTCGGCTCAGGATTACCCGCCGATGCTTGTGACCGCAGGGCTCAACGATCCGCGTGTCACCTATTGGGAGCCCGCCAAATGGGTCGCGAAGCTGCGCGAGTATAAAACCGATGACAATGTCCTGCTGATGAAAACCAATATGGGCGCAGGGCATGGCGGCAAATCGGGACGGTGGAATTCGCTCTACGAAACCGCCGAAGAGTTTGCCTTTATCCTGTGGCAAATGGGTATGACTGACGAAGCGGAGGGCGAGTGA
- a CDS encoding response regulator transcription factor codes for MTNDTPVSILLVDDEASLREPLAEYLTGQGFDVTEAESAAGARSELTNQSPDIVLLDIMMPGEDGLSLCRHLVETRNLPVIFITARSEPTDRIIGLELGADDYIVKPFEPRELVARIRTVLRRVGRSTAPSQQSDDWLYVFEGWQLDPLKRKLTDPEGVMVPISTAEFRLLRAFLDNSRSVLDRDRLLDMVQGRTAHLFDRAVDNQISRLRRKIEADTRNPQFILTVRGGGYRFAAQVQRIASPENV; via the coding sequence ATGACCAACGACACCCCCGTTTCGATCCTGCTGGTTGATGATGAGGCAAGCCTGCGCGAACCGCTGGCCGAATACCTCACGGGTCAGGGATTTGACGTCACCGAAGCTGAAAGCGCCGCCGGGGCCCGCAGCGAGCTTACCAATCAATCACCCGACATCGTTTTGCTTGATATTATGATGCCGGGCGAAGACGGATTGTCGCTGTGCCGGCATCTCGTGGAAACGCGCAATCTACCCGTGATTTTCATCACCGCACGCAGCGAACCGACCGACCGTATTATCGGCTTGGAACTCGGAGCAGACGACTACATCGTCAAGCCTTTTGAACCGCGTGAACTGGTGGCGCGCATCCGCACGGTTCTGCGCCGCGTTGGACGTTCCACCGCACCATCGCAGCAAAGCGACGATTGGCTATATGTGTTCGAAGGGTGGCAGCTTGATCCGCTCAAGCGCAAGCTGACCGACCCCGAGGGAGTGATGGTGCCTATCTCCACAGCCGAATTTCGGCTGCTCCGTGCCTTTCTGGATAACTCGCGCAGCGTGCTCGACCGCGACCGGCTGCTCGATATGGTCCAAGGCCGAACAGCGCATCTGTTTGATCGCGCCGTCGATAATCAGATTAGCCGCCTGCGCCGCAAGATCGAAGCCGATACGCGCAACCCTCAATTTATCCTGACCGTTCGCGGAGGTGGCTATCGCTTTGCCGCGCAGGTGCAGCGGATCGCATCACCAGAAAACGTATGA
- a CDS encoding aminopeptidase P family protein — MLMQTHEARLKALREELKRRDLNGFVIPISDEHMSEYVGDYAQRLNWLTGFGGSAGFAAVTLDHAAIFVDGRYTVQVQDQVDKNLFEYRSIPGDSLGAWLVEKAGDGAKIAYDPWLHTWNWVEALEAEVESNGISMVPADSNPIDVVWADQPVPSDAVAIIHDDALSGRSSSDKRSAVADWLAENDLDAVVVPALDSIAWLLNIRGSDVEHTPVAHSYVIAHKDGRAELFMAPEKITPELTQHLGNAVSIRDRNQFTAALGEFSEKRVSVDPDFGVVGIAQGLRAGGANFVFKQDPTILAKAIKNPAEQQGHRDAQERDGAAVSRFLRWLEVNAPSGEIDELTAAAKLEGFRREHGDLRDTSFDTISAASGHAALPHYKVDEDTNIPIPAGSIYLVDSGGQYPAGTTDITRTVWINSPDGSAAPSAEMKDRFTRVLKGHIQIDRARFPQGTNGGQIDALARQYLWEAGVDYAHGTGHGVGSFLGVHEGPQRIAKPSGGQAGTSQELFAGMILSNEPGYYKAGEFGIRIENLVLTVEQQIAGQEGTYLGFETLTFVPLDRTLIEKDLLTDSEIAWVDAYHTRVHEIVAPQLSGDDLAWLDRECAPL, encoded by the coding sequence ATGCTGATGCAGACCCACGAAGCCCGATTGAAAGCCCTTCGCGAGGAGCTGAAACGCCGCGATCTGAATGGTTTTGTCATCCCGATTTCGGATGAGCATATGAGCGAATATGTTGGTGACTATGCGCAGCGGCTGAACTGGCTGACAGGCTTTGGCGGATCGGCTGGCTTTGCAGCTGTCACGCTTGATCACGCGGCGATTTTTGTCGATGGCCGCTATACCGTGCAAGTGCAGGATCAGGTTGATAAGAACCTGTTCGAATATCGCAGTATTCCGGGCGATAGCCTTGGCGCATGGCTCGTGGAAAAAGCGGGAGACGGCGCCAAGATTGCTTATGATCCGTGGCTCCATACGTGGAATTGGGTCGAGGCGCTTGAAGCCGAGGTTGAGTCGAACGGTATCAGCATGGTTCCCGCAGACAGCAACCCGATTGACGTGGTTTGGGCAGACCAGCCTGTGCCTTCCGATGCAGTTGCGATTATCCATGATGATGCGCTTTCGGGCCGCTCATCTTCGGACAAACGTTCGGCAGTCGCCGATTGGCTAGCGGAGAATGATCTCGATGCGGTCGTCGTCCCGGCGCTCGATTCGATCGCTTGGCTGCTCAACATTCGCGGCAGCGATGTGGAGCATACGCCGGTCGCGCATTCTTATGTCATCGCGCATAAGGATGGCCGCGCCGAGCTGTTTATGGCGCCGGAAAAAATCACTCCGGAGCTCACCCAGCATCTGGGCAATGCGGTCTCGATCCGTGACCGAAATCAATTCACCGCCGCGCTTGGCGAGTTTTCGGAAAAGCGTGTCAGCGTCGATCCCGATTTCGGCGTTGTCGGCATTGCGCAGGGTCTGCGCGCGGGCGGCGCGAATTTCGTCTTCAAGCAGGATCCAACAATCCTTGCCAAAGCGATCAAGAACCCTGCCGAGCAGCAGGGGCACCGCGACGCGCAAGAACGCGATGGCGCAGCCGTCAGCCGGTTCCTGCGATGGTTGGAAGTCAACGCACCATCGGGCGAGATTGACGAACTGACCGCGGCGGCCAAACTCGAAGGGTTCCGCCGCGAGCATGGCGATTTGCGCGATACGTCGTTCGACACGATCAGCGCGGCGTCGGGCCACGCCGCTCTGCCGCATTACAAAGTGGACGAAGACACCAATATCCCGATCCCCGCAGGTTCGATCTATCTCGTCGATAGCGGCGGACAATATCCGGCGGGCACGACAGACATCACCCGCACCGTCTGGATCAATTCGCCAGATGGCTCCGCCGCGCCAAGCGCCGAGATGAAAGACCGTTTCACCCGCGTTTTGAAAGGCCACATCCAGATTGACCGTGCACGCTTCCCGCAAGGGACCAATGGCGGCCAGATCGATGCGCTTGCCCGCCAATATCTCTGGGAAGCGGGCGTGGATTACGCCCACGGTACAGGCCATGGTGTTGGCAGCTTCCTGGGTGTGCACGAGGGCCCGCAGCGCATCGCCAAGCCAAGCGGCGGGCAGGCTGGCACCAGTCAGGAATTGTTCGCCGGCATGATCCTGTCGAATGAGCCGGGCTATTACAAAGCAGGCGAGTTTGGCATCCGGATCGAGAATCTGGTTTTGACCGTCGAACAGCAAATTGCGGGCCAAGAGGGCACATATCTGGGTTTCGAAACGCTCACCTTTGTTCCGCTCGACCGGACATTGATCGAGAAAGATCTTCTGACGGACAGCGAGATCGCTTGGGTTGATGCTTATCACACACGCGTGCACGAAATCGTCGCGCCGCAGCTTTCGGGCGATGATCTTGCGTGGCTCGATCGGGAATGCGCACCGCTTTAA
- a CDS encoding sugar-transfer associated ATP-grasp domain-containing protein encodes MEPVPFGSMEEILGINMRNALIAKYNPRSAIERARDKVAAKVALEAAGIACTGTVAVIDDHQKLGAFKPTRDMPDSWAIKPARGSQGDGILLAVRREGDVWFKGSGTPLTETDVMHHIQKVVDGGFSGDTASEDAALIEPLIIADPTLADLVPEGLPDLRVICLHDEPLMAMLRLPTNASDGKANLHQRAIGAGVDLVTGRITRALVRGEAITHHPDTGTKLIGYQVPGWERVLELASKCGPAIGLGYSGSDIVLDKNDGPLIIEVNAHPGIEIQNICQLGLKAQMAAVGEDFK; translated from the coding sequence ATGGAGCCTGTACCCTTCGGCTCGATGGAAGAGATACTTGGGATCAACATGCGCAACGCGCTGATCGCGAAATACAATCCGCGCAGCGCGATTGAACGCGCCCGCGATAAAGTTGCCGCAAAAGTCGCTTTGGAGGCAGCGGGCATTGCCTGCACCGGCACGGTGGCCGTGATTGACGACCACCAAAAGCTGGGCGCGTTCAAACCGACGCGGGACATGCCCGATTCCTGGGCGATCAAACCCGCACGCGGTTCGCAAGGCGATGGCATTCTACTGGCTGTGCGGCGCGAAGGGGATGTGTGGTTCAAGGGTTCGGGCACGCCGCTCACCGAAACCGACGTGATGCATCACATCCAGAAGGTCGTGGATGGCGGGTTTTCCGGCGATACGGCGAGCGAGGATGCCGCCCTAATCGAGCCGCTCATTATCGCCGACCCGACCCTCGCCGATCTGGTGCCCGAAGGCCTGCCTGATCTGCGTGTCATCTGCCTGCATGATGAACCGTTGATGGCAATGCTCAGACTGCCGACAAACGCCTCGGACGGCAAAGCCAACCTACACCAACGCGCGATTGGAGCAGGCGTCGATCTCGTAACCGGGCGCATTACCCGCGCGCTTGTGCGCGGAGAGGCGATCACGCACCACCCGGATACCGGCACCAAACTGATTGGATATCAGGTACCCGGATGGGAACGCGTGCTGGAACTTGCGAGCAAGTGCGGTCCGGCTATCGGTCTTGGCTATAGCGGGTCGGACATTGTCCTCGATAAGAACGATGGTCCGCTCATTATCGAGGTCAACGCCCACCCTGGCATCGAAATCCAAAACATCTGCCAGCTTGGCCTAAAGGCGCAGATGGCAGCTGTTGGTGAGGATTTTAAGTAG
- a CDS encoding acyl-CoA thioesterase, which produces MTSRFTKPFTAAPEHIDELGHVNNSVWVQWIQNLATAHWDAVADPAHREQFFWVVIRHEIDYRGNIAAGETAQGETWIPDAPRGAKSVRHVEFTDQSGKRLVSAQTTWAMLDRATGRLARVRPEVLARFQN; this is translated from the coding sequence GTGACTTCTCGCTTCACAAAGCCCTTCACCGCCGCGCCGGAGCACATTGACGAGCTTGGCCACGTCAACAATTCTGTTTGGGTGCAATGGATTCAGAATTTGGCGACCGCGCATTGGGATGCGGTCGCCGATCCTGCGCACCGCGAGCAATTCTTTTGGGTCGTGATCCGGCACGAGATTGATTATCGCGGCAATATTGCAGCGGGCGAGACAGCGCAGGGTGAGACGTGGATTCCCGACGCTCCGCGCGGAGCCAAGTCTGTCCGTCATGTCGAGTTTACCGATCAATCCGGCAAACGGCTTGTCTCGGCTCAGACCACTTGGGCAATGCTGGATCGGGCAACCGGGCGGCTTGCCCGCGTCAGGCCGGAAGTGCTCGCACGGTTTCAGAATTGA
- a CDS encoding cupin produces MTARKLSDAFLHLGLGATAVPQPPFEGMEWYAGYGARHGNDGAEGRLVSQHTFTEGWDSWEMHPKGSEVVICTHGSMVLTQEHPNGSREQVTLAAGEYAINPPGVWHIADVDESATAIFITAGEGTQHRPR; encoded by the coding sequence ATGACCGCTCGCAAACTAAGCGATGCCTTCTTGCATTTGGGGCTCGGCGCAACCGCCGTGCCCCAACCACCCTTTGAAGGGATGGAATGGTATGCAGGCTATGGCGCTCGCCACGGCAATGACGGTGCAGAAGGGCGTTTGGTTTCGCAGCATACTTTTACGGAAGGCTGGGACAGTTGGGAAATGCATCCCAAGGGTTCGGAAGTCGTTATCTGCACGCACGGATCAATGGTTCTGACACAAGAGCATCCTAATGGTTCGCGTGAACAGGTCACGCTTGCAGCTGGCGAATACGCGATCAATCCGCCCGGCGTCTGGCATATCGCCGATGTAGACGAGAGCGCGACAGCCATTTTCATTACCGCCGGTGAAGGCACACAGCATCGCCCGCGCTAA
- a CDS encoding porin codes for MTRKVSYLLSAGLLAAVAAPASAQEQEALLQELAKMRGEMAQMAERMENLESQLAETKTQTETNAAEVKAVAEAEPSNDASIGFKGAPEIKSEGGWSFKPRGRLQYDAGIVDAPDSTGRDDGFGNDVRRARLGVAGDIPGGFGYKFEVDVANSDLTVTDAIISYETGNVDVQVGQFNNFQGLEELTSSLHTSFIERAAFTDAFNFIRRVGVGVTYGEGDVLVQGGVFTDNMDRLSNQNWSANGRVVYMPKIGDAQLHFGGSAHYRSYEDGNTVRYRQRPLVGFTSERFINTGNMDAESESGFGLEGAVIAGSFHAAIEGRWQNLDMPMVADTANFFGGYAEVGYFLTKGDTRGYKGGKFDRTKPANPVGEGGMGSLQLNVRYDRLDLNDGTVIGGTQDGYFASLVWKPTDYTMLLANYGRLEYGDAVFPTVTGNRDYGVDVFAVRAQIDF; via the coding sequence ATGACACGTAAGGTTTCATATTTGTTATCAGCCGGGTTGCTTGCTGCCGTTGCGGCGCCTGCTTCTGCGCAGGAGCAAGAGGCGCTTCTGCAAGAGCTCGCCAAAATGCGCGGCGAGATGGCGCAAATGGCAGAGCGGATGGAAAATCTTGAAAGCCAGCTGGCTGAAACGAAAACCCAGACCGAAACGAATGCTGCAGAAGTGAAAGCCGTGGCTGAAGCTGAGCCGAGCAATGATGCTTCGATCGGCTTCAAAGGGGCGCCAGAGATTAAGAGCGAAGGCGGCTGGAGCTTCAAACCGCGTGGCCGCCTGCAATATGACGCTGGCATTGTCGATGCGCCCGATTCCACTGGTAGAGACGACGGCTTTGGCAATGACGTTCGCCGCGCGCGCCTTGGCGTGGCAGGGGATATTCCCGGCGGCTTTGGCTATAAATTCGAAGTCGATGTCGCCAATAGCGATCTTACCGTCACCGATGCGATCATCTCTTATGAAACGGGGAACGTTGATGTTCAGGTCGGCCAGTTCAATAATTTCCAGGGTCTGGAAGAACTGACCAGCAGCTTGCACACATCCTTTATCGAGCGTGCGGCGTTCACCGATGCATTTAACTTTATCCGCCGTGTCGGCGTAGGCGTTACCTATGGCGAAGGCGATGTGCTCGTCCAAGGCGGTGTGTTTACCGACAATATGGACCGACTCTCCAACCAGAATTGGAGTGCGAACGGGCGTGTCGTCTACATGCCCAAGATCGGCGATGCGCAGCTGCATTTCGGCGGCTCGGCCCATTACCGCTCATACGAAGACGGAAACACCGTTCGTTATCGCCAGCGCCCTCTGGTTGGCTTTACGAGCGAGCGTTTCATCAACACCGGCAATATGGATGCGGAAAGTGAATCCGGGTTTGGCCTTGAAGGCGCTGTGATTGCCGGGTCATTCCACGCCGCAATCGAAGGCCGCTGGCAAAATCTTGATATGCCGATGGTTGCGGACACAGCCAATTTCTTCGGCGGCTATGCTGAAGTCGGTTATTTCCTGACCAAGGGCGATACCCGCGGCTACAAAGGTGGCAAGTTTGATCGCACCAAACCGGCCAATCCGGTTGGTGAAGGCGGCATGGGCTCGCTTCAATTGAATGTGCGCTATGACCGGCTTGATCTGAATGATGGCACCGTCATCGGCGGAACTCAGGATGGTTATTTCGCCTCACTCGTGTGGAAGCCGACCGATTACACAATGCTGCTCGCGAATTACGGGCGGCTTGAATACGGGGATGCGGTCTTCCCGACTGTCACAGGCAACCGCGATTATGGCGTCGATGTCTTCGCAGTCCGCGCGCAGATCGACTTCTAA